One window of the Methanofollis sp. genome contains the following:
- the mobB gene encoding molybdopterin-guanine dinucleotide biosynthesis protein B, translating to MKIIQFVGRSNSGKTTFIEGLIRALKERGSVAAVKHLGHDRYALEEGKDTTKYAGAGADRAVGIDDVRAVTASQSPDLTATLTDLCDAGIEYCIVEGFKTIPFPRIVIGDLESDNIVLRNPTIDDIIEHLDAFEDFQTMQGTVRELRRAYPMERAGAVLTFNGIVRELTGDERTEYLDFPAGIDTLVEDLRKEAEQTPGVIGARFYHRKGRLYAGEDITYFAILAEHRQEAFAAMAQAIDRLKRDCHDRK from the coding sequence GCCCTCAAAGAGAGAGGGAGCGTCGCCGCCGTCAAGCACCTCGGCCACGACAGGTACGCCCTCGAAGAGGGAAAGGACACGACAAAATATGCCGGGGCAGGCGCCGACCGCGCGGTCGGCATCGACGACGTCAGGGCCGTGACCGCCAGCCAGAGCCCCGACCTCACCGCCACGCTCACCGACCTCTGCGACGCCGGCATAGAGTACTGCATCGTCGAGGGCTTCAAGACCATTCCCTTCCCGAGAATCGTGATCGGGGACCTGGAATCTGACAACATCGTCCTGAGAAACCCGACCATCGACGATATCATCGAACACCTCGACGCGTTCGAGGACTTCCAGACCATGCAGGGCACCGTCAGGGAACTGCGGCGCGCGTACCCGATGGAGAGGGCAGGTGCTGTCCTCACCTTCAACGGCATCGTCAGGGAACTGACCGGCGACGAACGTACAGAGTACCTCGATTTCCCGGCCGGCATCGACACCCTCGTCGAAGACCTCAGGAAGGAAGCCGAACAGACGCCGGGCGTCATCGGCGCCAGGTTCTATCACAGGAAAGGGCGGCTGTACGCCGGCGAGGACATCACCTACTTCGCCATCCTCGCCGAACACAGGCAGGAAGCCTTCGCCGCGATGGCGCAGGCGATCGACCGCCTCAAACGCGATTGTCATGACAGAAAATGA